Proteins found in one Triticum urartu cultivar G1812 unplaced genomic scaffold, Tu2.1 TuUngrouped_contig_8993, whole genome shotgun sequence genomic segment:
- the LOC125532082 gene encoding glutamic acid-rich protein-like, whose amino-acid sequence MPEEEEEEEEEEEQDDDEEEAAPAQQVNEDEVQDDEEVEEDDDDDDEEEAAPAQQVNEDEVQDDEEANDDDDDDDDEINSQVADLDYIPEESQGEDDDDWYLVDLEEEEAAPAQHGEQAYEAAAHQANEDEAQDNEEAEEDDDDDDDEADSQLANPDYMPEEEEEQDDDEEEAAPAQQVNEDEVQDDEEA is encoded by the coding sequence AtgcctgaagaagaagaagaagaagaagaagaagaagaacaagatgatgatgaagaagaagctgctcCTGCTCAGCAAGTAAATGAAGATGAAGTGCAAGATGATGAAGAAGTAgaggaagatgatgatgatgatgacgaagaAGAAGCTGCTCCTGCTCAGCAAGTAAATGAAGATGAAGTGCAAGATGATGAAGAAGcaaatgatgatgatgatgatgatgatgatgaaataAACTCCCAGGTTGCCGATCTAGATTACATACCCGAAGAGTCACAgggtgaagatgatgatgattgGTATCTTGTGGATCTTGAGGAAGAAGAAGCTGCTCCTGCTCAGCACGGAGAACAAGCATATGAAGCAGCAGCTCATCAAGCAAATGAAGATGAAGCACAAGATAATGAAGAAGCAgaggaagatgatgatgatgatgatgatgaagcagATTCACAGCTTGCCAATCCGGATTATAtgcctgaagaagaagaagaacaagatgatgatgaagaagaagctgctcCTGCTCAGCAAGTAAATGAAGATGAAGTGCAAGATGATGAAGAAGCATag